The Melopsittacus undulatus isolate bMelUnd1 chromosome 21, bMelUnd1.mat.Z, whole genome shotgun sequence region ATGCAATGGTTGGGTTGGGAAAGAGCTGGAGCTCATCCGGttccagggacaccttcctctagagcagggtgctccaacctggccttgagcactgccagggatggagcatccaaaCCTGCTCcattcaacccatcccagtgtcccagcaccctcacagggaagagcttccttatCTCCAAGCTGAGCTCCCcctgttccagtctgaacccatcaccccttgtcccatcgctccagtccctgctgcaggtccctctccagcatccttgtacccCCTCCAgccactggaagctgctctgagctccccacacagctcctctgctccagccccagtgttcccagcctggctcctatgAGAGCCCCTGCTCACCCTCTGCCCTCCAGCTCCTCaccctggggcagcagcagcagtgcaggggggtccctgccctggccgGTGCTGAGCTGCACCCACAGTGCTGTGCCCCACAGGCTGTGACAGGCTGTGAGGACTGCCTGGCTGCGCTGCTGGACCACGATGCCTTCGTCCTGTGCCGGGACTCCAAGGGCCGGACCCCCATCCACTTTGCATCAGCCTGTGGGCACCTGGAGGTGCTGCGCACGCTGCTGCAGGCAGCGCTGTCCACCGACCCCCTGGATGCTGGGGTGGATTACAGCGGCTTCTCCCCCATGCACTGGGCTTCCTACAGCGGTGAGGCcttgggaaggggctggggggggggggggtgacctCCTTAGGAAGGGAATGGGGCAGGAAAGCAGGGATGAGGGAAGCATTGAGGCTCCGGGTGCCGTCCATCCCTCCGGTGCTGATGCTCTCTTGTCCTCCTCCCTCTGCAGGGCATGAGGATTGTCTGGAATTGTTACTTGAACACAACCCATTCGCGTACCTTGAAGGAAACCCCTTTACTCCATTGCACTGTGCAGTGTAAGCACCTGGGGGGGTGGGAGAAGGGATCCCGAGGAGCTCCCTTCCCATAGGCCTGGGGTCCCATTGAGCACATGGGGTTGGGTTTGACCCCCCCCAAGAGGCCTCCTTGGCTGCAGTTGCCTCGATGCCCTTTaatcccttcccttctccccacgGCAGCATTAACAACCAGGATGGCactgctgagatgctgctggaagCATTGGGTGCCAAGATTGTTAATAGCAGAGATGCCAAAGGAAGGTGAGCGCAGCCTCGACCCCATCCCTCTCCTGTCCCATGTGTGTCCCCCCCTTTAGGTGACGGCTGTGACTGCCTCCCCCTTCCCCTGGCCCAGGGGggcccctgcagccccctcctcaccccatcTCTTGCCTCGCCAGGACTCCCCTTCACgctgctgcctttgcagacAACACCCATGGTTTACAGCTGCTCCTGCGCCACCAGGCTGAGGTTGACCTGACCGACAAGCTGGGGAGGACCCCGCTCATGCTGGCTTCTGAGAACGGGCACTCTGCAGCCGTGGGTACGtgtggggctgctcctgccccacggcctcagccccacacctgccccactgcagctgcgccctcctccctgcagagttCCTGCTGTACCAGGCGAAAGCCAATATAACTGTGCTGGATGTCAACAAGAACACAGCTCTTCACCTGGCCTGCAGCAAGGTGGGCACCACACTCCCCACATCCAGAGCATCTGCTCCCACACGTCCCCACAaggcaggggatggaggaggcagcagttTGGGTTCTTAAGCCCTGCCAAAGGGGTGGCCCTTGGGGTCAGTGGGGTTTTGGGAACGTTTCTGtgtcctgagcatccctgttccagccccactgctcctgctccatgaGCAGCTCCCTCTCCTTTCCAGGGCCATGAAAAGTGTGCCTTGTTGATCCTGGGGGAAACCCAAGACCTTGGCCTTATCAATGCAAGTAACAGTGCTCTGCAGATGTGAGTACTGGGGCAGCTGGGGAGGAgctggtgatggggatggtggcagcagccagggggtgctgggggcttcctgcctgcctgggcacagctccatccatccgggccctgccccacacctggaGCTTGCCCATGGGGATGTTGGGGTTGatgctcctgcctgtgctgctccccCCAGGCCGCTCCACATCGCAGCACGCAATGGCTTGGCCGCCGTGGTGCAGGCGCTGCTCAGCAGAGGGGCCACTGTGCTGGCTGTGGATGAAGAAGGTGCGTGAGCCCCAtgggtcctgggggggggggggtccccaatgggTCCGGTCCATGGTTCTCAGCTTGTGGCATTGCAGGAGCCTCCAGGTGAGGCCATTGGTGCCCTGGGAAGGTATTCCCAGATCCCACAGCTTGGGAATGCTTCCCTGGGGCACCTCTTGGTGCTGTCAGGCTCCTGCCAAGGCACAGACCCAGCCTGGGCTGAGCCATGGGCTCCCCTGCAAGGGCTGTTGTGGCCTGAAGCTTTGTCTCCAAGCagggctcctgctctgctgcagggcctgTAGGTTACAGGATGTTAGAATAGGAATATAAGTTATGTATCCATAGGTTCAGTGCTAGGTTAACATGAGTGGGGTCCTGGAACAGGAATATAAGTTACCTATCCATTGGTTCAGGGTAGGATAACATGAGTTAAGGACTATCCTGCTGGCACTGGGGCTGTGGAGGCTCCATGGtcgtgtcctgcagctcctgccctgcagtCCCTGCTGTGCCAGGCTCAGGACAAAGCCCATGCTCAGAGCCGCCAGCCCCCCCCATGCTCCTTCATCCCTCTCCTTCGCCCTAGGTCATACCCCAGCCTTGGCGTGCGCTCCCAACAAGGACGTCGCCGACTGCCTGGCACTTATCCTGTCCACCATGAAGCCTTTCCCCCCTAAGGACACCATCGGCTCCTTCAGCTTCAACCTCCTCAAGAACTGCGGCATCGCAGCCAAGACGGCCGCGTGTGGGGCCCTGCCCAACGGCAGCTCCTGCCCCTACGGCAAGGACCGGCCCAGCGCCATCGGCTTGGACGGCTGCTACTCGGAGTAGCTGCAGCGCTGGGTGACCCCGTCTCTTATCTATTTATTAGGAGTTCTATACGTATAGGGCACTTTAAAGGAGAACAAGACTGGGCCGAGCCAAGAGTTCAGAGCTGCCTCTTCCCCTTGGAGCCACCTgcaccatccccagccccatcctgctcccGCTGCGCTCCGCATGGGAGATGGATGCAGATGGGTTTGGTCCCCATCTCCAAACCCCTTTGGGTTCTGATGGTTTctgtcccatccccatcccctccccccccctttggAAGTTTTGTTCCCTTCCTCGCTCCATCCATCGGGATGGGGAAGCCTGAACTCTTGgtgggatgatggggagggaatgggggggtgggagctgctgctcccgTTGCAATCGCTTCCCAAGCTCATCCTCCCGTTCCAAGACACACTTGAATCCAGATCTACTGTACTGGGACGCTGAGCTCCCCTCTAGGCAGCTCTCATGGGGAAGCAACGCGGGTGCTGCTGCCCGAGCCCGTGCCCAGGCTATGGATGCGCTGCTGGAGCCTCCCTCCCCTTTACCAGGCACTTTAGGGATGctgttggttgggttttgtttcctctggCCGAGGCTCAGACCCAAGGAACTGAGGCTTGGCCAAGGTTCCATTCCCTGTTCCCCTGTTGCTTTTGTAGTTagagagagagaacagaagTTGTTATTTATAGCAAAAGGAGCATTTTCCTTgggggaaaaaccccaacaaaacccataAGGAAATCCCCTCTCTGAAAGCCTGACCCTGTCCAGAAGGACAAATGCACTTGAGAGCCTTGCTCCCACCCGCAGGAAAGCTGGGTGTATTTTTGTACTGCAGCATCGTGGTGTGGTTGTGGTGTTCTTTGGTTGGGGGGTTTGGTCCTTTAGGAATCCTGTTCCCACTGCAGCTTCGAGGCTCTGGCGCCTGTTGCGCTGGGCGATGCTATTCCCTTTGGATTCGGCTCTTATCCCTGTTCCCCTCGGGATGCCTGCGACCGTCCCCACGTGCACAGAGCAACCCTCTCGCAATGAGGCTCTCCAAAGCCAAAGactgggatgctgggaatgccgcagggatgcaggaagggGCTCAGCCCGACCCGCAGCCGTGGGCAGGGAGCTGAGCATCCCCCTCATGCCAAGGGGCTCTGTGGGTGAGGCTGTGCCGCTGCGGCCCCTGCGCTCTTGCTGTCTTGGAACCAAAGCCAAACTCTTCCGAACCAAATAGGACGTTTCAGGCTTGGCCTTGGGGGGGTGATGAGCACATTCCCTTCCCGGCTCCCTCTTCCCAGCCCTTCCCAAGCCGCACTTTGTTCTGCGAAGCACTCAGAGGGTTGTGCCCATGGGGAGGTCCCTGCGTCCCCTTCTGCGTTACCTCAGTTCGCACCCGGAAGAAACTTGAATCCCTGGATCCTTTGGGAAGATCCTggctcagtgctggggagaACTGGACCCAGACACTTGTTTACACGCAGGGAGCAGCTCCCGCTCGTCCCCTTGGCCAGGAGCAGTCCCAGCATCGCTTGGCTCTCTCCTCGCTGCTGATCCCAACCCTCGCTCCCAGGGCAGGGAATGGGTCCCATCCCCAAGGATCTGTGCAGGCACCCGAGGGGCCGAGCTGCTCCCGTGGCTCCCGTGTTCCCATCCGTGCCCCTCATCCTGCTGGGCCTCAGCACCGTTCCCCTTGGCCTGGAGCGTGGCTCAATgctgcttccccctccccatctctGGTTGTTAGCAGTGGTTGTGTGGTTGCTGAgttcctccctgctccccttGGCTTCCCTCCCCGTGTGACAATCAATGGGATCTCTGTAAGGGCTTCCCCTGCTCATTCCCTGCTTCCCAAGCCCTTCCTGCCCTCGCTCCCCATCCCCTTTGGctcttggaaggcagaagagTGATGGAGGGACCCGAGGTTCCAGCAGCGCATCCGTGgcctgggagcaggggagggaTGCGGGGCCATGCGGGTACCAGTCTTGTTCTCCTTTAACGCCGCATTGTATCCCTTGGCAGCCCAGCTTGACAATTCCAGTCCTAACCCAAGTGTCTGGTCCTAGCTCATCCTTCTGCTCCACGACAGTTCTGTGATGGTTTCCCTGGTGCATTGTGAAGAGGGCGGAGGGGAACTTCCGGggtgcccccatcccctccccaagGACCTTTCCATGCCAAAGTTGGACCATTCCCGCTCCGCATCCTGCCGGTGCCGCCGTAGCTCCCACCAAGCAGTGGCTTTATGGcttcccccatcccctcctATTCCCAACGTTATTCCAAGCTCTTGGATCCCCCTCCCCAGGAAACCAAGGAAGTTTCTCTCCGCCCCCTTGGTCCAAAGCACTTGCTTCAAGTAATAAGCACTTTTGTTCGAGCATGAGTCTGGATTCCCTTTAGCATCCTATGGGATTAAGAGAGCAACCGAACAGCACAACTGCATTTCAATCCAGGGTGGATTTGCACTGCCACTGCTGAGCCATAGAAACTGCTGACAAACACTGAATGTAAGGGCCGGGGGGGCTCGGCCTCCATTGGGCACTGAATGGAtttcaccccccccccattgctcaATCCGGAACTGGGGGGGGTCATTGGTGCTGGGCCCCAGCTGCAGGCGAGGTGAAACGTGGGGCTCTGGGTGGTTCCCCCTCTGCCATCCCCTTCTCCTGGCCCGGGATGATGGAGCTGAGGTCCCTGAGCATctcccacagccccatcccGGGAATGGGATGAGGGTGATGGAAAAGTAGcactaaaagcaaagcaaacccccccccccccaaaccacccGGAGTGAGGTTGATGTTCCCATTCCAACCCCTCGGAGTGAGTGAGGAATGGGGGAGATCCCGACACAAACCCCCCCGGACCCCAAACCCAATCCTGGTGTTGgggggagctgctcctgctccatcccaggctCCTGTGGCCACGGGGGGGCCTCAATAGGAATGGTGGCTGGGATGTGGGCAGGCTTCCCTTTGCCTTCAATaggaaaccaaaggaaaaaccAACCCCTTCCATTCCCGGCCATGCGGATTTGgggctttttccttctctcccttttctctccccccttttgtttctgtttctctccaaGGACACGAGGAGCTCAAACCTCCTGGCCCAATCCTGCGGGCTCAGCACTGCTGGGTGCGTTTGCAAGgagaaccccccccccaaacccaacagaGCCGGGAGGAGGCGGAAGCATCAGCTTTGGAACGGGGAGGCAGAGGGTAACAGCATCCCTGGTGTTCAGTTCAGCATCcttggatggggatggagccgAGGAGGGCACCCAAGTGGGGGGGTGGGAATGCGAACTGCATCCCTCTGGACTCTGAAGGCATCTTGTAGCCAGCTCCGTGTCTTTCCCTGTGTGTAAATGCTGCACCTCTGTGTCCCCTGCACATCCCGGTGTGTGTCCGGAGGCTCGGACAGACCTCAGCACCCGTCCGGTAGCAACAGCCCCCCCCGGCCGTGTCGTCGTGTGCGTGCAGAGCGGCTCCGTGCGCGGGTCCCGAGCGGGGACCAGGAGGATCAAAGCCTTACTCGACCCGGTCCCATCGGTTGTGTTTGTCCACTTGAAACCAATAAAGTGAAACGCATGGAAAGCTCCAGGTGAGCTCTGGGCTCCCCCCACGGGCCCCAAAggggtgtttgggggggggggttgctgGTCCTTGGAGCCTGTGGGTAccgtggagctgctgctgcatccatGCGGGATGCGGATGCAGGCACCGGATGGGATGGGACCGGGAGCATGTCCTGATGCCGGCAGCGTCTGCCTGGGTTTGGGGTGAAGGTTGGGGTGGGTGAGGAGCCCCCAGTGATCCCAGCTCAGCGCCTGTCCCCATGTACCTTTGGTGCCTTGAAGCGGCCCCATCCGGAGGCCGGGATGAGGGGAACGATGCTCGGAGCCGGTCCCGGTCCTCCCGtgcccatcccacatcccaacCCTGACACCCTCATCGGAGCCGGTCCCGGTCCTCCCGtgcccatcccacatcccaacCCTGACACCATCATCGGAGCCGGTCCCGGTCCTCCCGtgcccatcccacatcccaacCCTGACACCATCATTGGAGCTGGTCCTGGTCCTCCCGtgcccatcccacatcccaacCCTGACACCCTCATCAGAGCCGGTCCTGGTCCTCCCGtgcccatcccacatcccaacCCTGACACCATCATCAGAGCCGGTCCCGGTCCTCCCGtgcccatcccacatcccaacCCTGACACCATCATCAGACCCACGCCTTGGGCACCGCAGACCCCTCCGGGTGATGAGGAACCAGTATTGGGGTACATCCAACCCCTGCCTTGGTCAGGGACCCCCAAATCCGGGGGGGAACTTGGATCCTCTGTGCGTCAGCTTGGGAAAGGGGGTGTTGAGTGCGTGTGATGTCATCGCTGACGTCATCTTGGGGGGTGCTTACCCTCAAACCCCCTGATTTGGGGGTTCCCCCCCCGGCAGCATCAGCACCGCCTCCATAGACAGCGCCgcggggggcgtggcctgggCAGGAGGGGCGTGGCCTCTCCTTCTGATTGGTCTTTACGGAGGGAGGCGGGGCCTCGCTTCCTGTCGTTGCCGTGGCAACCGCGTCCTGCTCGCTCCCTATTGGGGGGGGTCCGGGATGGTCTCGGTGGCACCGGGGGGGAACCGGGACCGGAGGGGGAGGGAACCGGGACCGGAGGGGGGGAACCGGGACCTGAGGGGGGGGATCCGGGACCGGAGGGGGGGAACCGGGACCGGAGGGGGGGAACCGGGACCGGAGGGGGGGAACCGGGACCCGGCGCCCTCGTTTGAATCAACTCCGTTTATTAAAACGCCTTCGGTGCCCTCCCGTCCATGGGGAGGGAGGACGGGAAACGCCGTCGGGGCCGCTCCGGAGCCCTCCGTTCCCGCAGGGCTGGAGTCACcggatggggatgcagccccCGGGGATGCTGCGGGGCCGGTGTCCGGTACCGGTACCGCTCAGGGCTGCAGCCAGGCTCGGACGTGCCCCTCGGCCAAGGCGATGCCCATCAtgatgctgctgcccagcaggaaCCCTGCGTTCTGCAGCAGGAACCGGCCCCACGAACCCTCCCCGGGCTCCTCGGAGCGGCGCAAAGCCTCGGGGAGCTGGGGCAGACATGGGGCAGAGCGCTCAGCACCGggctcagccccatggctgccccacggctgccccacggctgccccacggctgccccacggctgccccatGGCcgccccatggctgccccatggctgccccacggctgccccacggctgccccacggctgccccatggctgccccacagctgccccatggctgaCCCACGGCTGCCTCACTGCCGCCCCATGGCTGCCCTATGgctgccccacggctgccccatggctgccccatgaCTGCCCCACGGCTGTCCCTTACCATATCGGCCAAAGCCACGTAGAGGAAGATGCCTGCGGTGAGGGTGAGGATCCATGGGGTGAGATGAGCCGCACTCTGCCCCACAGCGGCCCCCACGGCTGCCCccaggcaggagagcagagccGAGAGCAGGTTGAGGAGCAGGAGGGTGCGTGGGGCTGTGCCCGCCCGCAGCAGCACGGCCAGGTCACCTATGGGGGGAACGGGGGGTTCGTGGGGTGCACGGACACCGGGGGGCtcggggggctggggggggggcaggaaccCACCGAGCTCGTGGGGCAGCTCATGGCACAGCACGGCCAGGGCAGTGCTGAGCCCAATGGGGATGCTCTGTGAGAAGGCAGCACCTGCGGGAACAGGGAACTGGAACCGGGACCTGCACAGCCCCCAGTGCACCGGGTACAGCTTAGACATGAGCATCCctatccctgtgcatccctatccctgtgCACACctatccctgtgcatccctatccctgtgcatccctatccctgtgcatccctatccctgtgCACACctatccctgtgcatccctatccctgtgcatccctatccctgtgCACACctatccctgtgcatccctatccctgtgcatccctatcccactgcatccctatccctgtgcatccctcaCCCCCGTGCCTCCCCATCCCCGTTCACCGCCGTTCCTCCCGTGCCCCCTCCTCACCGATGCCCATCCCGTGCCCCCCCCCTCACCGATGCCCATCCCGTGCCCCCCCCTCACCGATGCCCATCCCGTGCCCCCCCCTCACCTATGGCCAGGCCGTCGGTCAGGTTGTGGACCCCGTCCCCCAGCACCACCATCCACACCACGTCCGTGGCCGCGGGGCTGGGGGGCAGGGCGGGGCCGTGGGAGTGTCCGTGGGGGGGGGCCCCGCGGGGCCTCAGCTCCAGCTCCGCCTCCGGTGCCGTCGGGAGCGGCTCAGCCCCTGCCGGGGGGGGGAGAACCGGGGGTGGGCACCGGGGCCGCTGCtcggtaccggggggggggggggggggcgggttTACCTCCTCTTAACGGCGCCAGGACCGCGGCGCCTGCGTCCGGGCTCGGTCCCTGCTGAAGGCACCGTCGAGGGGTTGGGagcggagccggagccggaCCCGGACCcggtcccgtcccccccccgctccctgcagccctcacCGTGGCCTCGCGGCTCCGGCGCAGCCTCCCCAGGAGCAGCTcgagcaggaagaggaggtaAATGCCGCCCAGCACCGTCAGCCCCTGCAGCACCGCAGGCCCCGGTGCCTCCGGGTGCTGCGCCTGGCACGGGGGATGCGGGCTCAGGACGGGCTCAGGAcg contains the following coding sequences:
- the SLC39A5 gene encoding zinc transporter ZIP5, coding for MGGRGLLLLPLLLALGSAEPGGFLRRLFGHYGDGNGTLPAEGLARLLRSLGLDRPRVVRIQHEELGHGHVSHLDVLEVQEQRHRHRHPLWEHGGGTAAPPPPPPGLTCSRCPPSPPPPVPGLSLLGRVLGLEPPSAEHPNHDCLNVSQLLVSVGLEAAAQLTPEQFSLLCPALLYQIDSRVCIQHSDDVELPPPGGGPWAALGWGLLAVAFISLPSAAAVALVPLLTRGFFRSLLSFLVALAVGTLCGDSLLHLWPHAQHPEAPGPAVLQGLTVLGGIYLLFLLELLLGRLRRSREATQGPSPDAGAAVLAPLRGGAEPLPTAPEAELELRPRGAPPHGHSHGPALPPSPAATDVVWMVVLGDGVHNLTDGLAIGAAFSQSIPIGLSTALAVLCHELPHELGDLAVLLRAGTAPRTLLLLNLLSALLSCLGAAVGAAVGQSAAHLTPWILTLTAGIFLYVALADMLPEALRRSEEPGEGSWGRFLLQNAGFLLGSSIMMGIALAEGHVRAWLQP